One Gossypium hirsutum isolate 1008001.06 chromosome A08, Gossypium_hirsutum_v2.1, whole genome shotgun sequence genomic window, ACAGAAGGCAAAGACAAAGCAAGTGTGACATTGATATTAAGACCAAGGTCAGGATCATTTCGATCTTTAATTATAATACACAAACACTTCTTGTTGTTCTTCAGAACTTGTTTCAGACCACTGCAACAATCCGGTGTAGGTGCCTTAGCATTTCCCCCGACATAAGGCAAACATGTCGCCAACCCTATTAGCTGCTCCGTGCACTCCTCTTTGTCTTTGTCTCCCCCTGAATCTCCTCCCATAACGCCAGCAGCACTAACCATGAATATCGTTGCTATAACTAGCACCAATATTCTAAGTTTAAGACATAGTTCATCGCTGTTTAACATGCTGCTAAGGTGTTTGATAAAAAACGTAAATGAACCAAACACGCACAGCTGCCTGAAAACTCAACTGGAATGGAGCTTAATATGGTTTTTGGTAGGTTATATATAATGGATTGTAGTGGTTGAGCTTGGGGAAACTGAAGTGGCATGTCCACACTTGTAATAATATATGGCGGGGATGAGGTGGTTGGCTATTATTTGTAGATTTCATTAGTGTTTTTGAGTGTAATAATTAAAGTGGCATTTGCAGTCTAGTGCACTTCCATTGCTTTTAGCTTTTGTTCACATTGTCTCGGCTCCTTATAAAGTTGAggcttttcttttttggttttacATTACGCGTGATGGAAAACTGGTTGGTGTGAGGGGTTCAACCGGTAATGCACTGCCATTTGTCATGCATTTTATcttcttattaaaaaaaattgagtaaattagttCTTGTATGTTAGACCAAATACTAGATTGatcctttctattaaaaaatttatatatttgtacCGTTAAAATTAGCATTACTGATGGAATAACTAGACAATGACATGCGGCATGTCACATGCCACATATACCTCATGTTGATGTTTAAGGACTAgcttttaatagtagaaataggttaatttttaacaaaaagactaATTTGTTCGTTGATTTGATCTAAAGTACATGgaataatttacctttttttttaataaatgaggCAAAATACAATCAAAATCCTAATATAGAGGCCTCTATAGTACTTTTTCACCTATTCgagttttattgttttgtttatAAAAAATATCTTATAATCTATCGATTGACCGATCAAATCGGTTGAATTGAGAACTGGTTGATATATTGATTTGGATGTAAGAGTTAAATCAATCTTTAAACAAACCATTCAAAACTgattaaaaacaaaaatcaagACAAAAAATTGAAGATGTAACTAGTTGAATTGGTTTTGTAGTTTTTTAATGTATTCTTTAAatctttatgattatttgattttttttattaaattattaatgtattgGCAATCAATTGGTTGAACTTAGAGTCGATGATTTGATCGATTTGATCATCATTTCGATTATTAAAACACCAATAATTCAAAGGTTGGAGGAAGATATATTCATGGGCCAAGTCGGGTCTCCATCAAACCTATATATGTTATTTGTAATTTCACATTTACTTAAGTTTTAGTCTAGTCTAAAATATCAAcctcaaattttacttaaatttgtttatattttaagttccattatattactttttaaattttattttcataaaaatttatgtagcttttaatttaatatatattctattattaaaattttaaatacatcgttaacatataattttttttaatgtttatgatgGTACAATATAAATTATTGTAGATTTGTTTTCTTAATGATACAAATTACATAATTATTAAAAACAGAAAATAAGATAAGTCCTCATTCTTGGACCTTCAACATTAAAATCTAAattaacccatattttaaataaatttatttatttttatttaaatttatattcataatatttttattaaaatcttCATAAATTTCGAGTAATTAACCCAACTCTCgagtaaaatttaaattgagtaaattaatctCACATAAACTAATTAAAGATTGTATTATCACCACAAGAGAATAATATTCacaaattaaagtaattttaattaaattttaggtGACAATTAGATAAATTTCATCATTGAGCCCTTTTAAATcgtttaatttcaaattattttaagtgCGAAATGTCACTTATCAAATCCTTTTTCACACGTACTTTTTATATTTCAAGGCATGCATGATGATCCATATGTCAATTTAGCATTAGTAAAAATATGCTACCAATCTTGTTTTCTCCAAGTGAATAAACAAAATTAGAATTATCTTTGATTATCACTTACAGATCATGGGTCGCCGATTGAATCTTAACTTGATTGACATTGGTAATATTATCAGTGCATGAGGACGTAAATTTGAGTGCATTGAAACGTATTATCATCCTATTTAAGAGttggaaaaaattataaatagttctaaacattgtataaaaaaatttaataaaagaaggGTAGGATTATATAGACCGGAACCAATTAATATATCCATATTGGAATTTTCTAACTTCTAATATGAGTATTTAAATCTACATTAATTTCACATAAGTGTTATCAAAGGTTTAATTTCATAATATGGTTGAGATTAGAGCTAATAATGGGCGGATTTCGGGTTTAGATCGGTTTAATACACTAAATAATGTAAAATCATCGCTTCTAACTAAATCAcggctttttttttttggaacaaggatatttttaaaaaatccagCTCGAAATTATTAACcacattaattatttaaactgAATAAATTATTGCTTAATCACCTTTTAACTAATCATACTaacatattttctttttgttggaATGATTATATTTAAGCAAAAAATTCACTTCAACATTTTAACTGAAATGATTAACCGTGTTAATTAtttgaactaattataattataaaattagatgaaaaattatttcaaattaaattataaactaaGCCTAAAATTGAGTAtgataaaaggaccaaaaccatgatattataaaaatagatgagaaaattatgttaaattataggAACTAAATCTCAAATATGAATACAATAAAAGAGTAATAAAAGGGCCAAAAccaaattttgacatttttttttacatttgtcTTTGGGATAATGGCAAGTTTTACCCCTGTACTTTAACAAAATTGTCAATGTAGTGCTTTTACTTTCAATTTGTTTGTTTTGGTACCTTTACTTTCTTTCCATCTTATATTTTGGAACCCCACCCTGGCCGCGTTAAAATGTGTCAGATTTTGACACAGGCCCATTGGATGAGAGACACGTGACATGATTAACAGGAAAAGttaaaatggttaggagataAGGACTTGGGAAAAATTTTCCCTTCTCATAATTCTAGATCTTAAAAAACGAAAAAAGAAAACATATCCCAGGTTATATATCAGCAGCAACGTGTGATGatccttaattaaactaattaggaataaaaagaaaggaataaaatttaaactaataaaCAAAGTCCCTTACTCTATATCTAACAGATTATTATCTCGCCCATGAGGTAAAAAAAACAATGAAGCtggtcatcatcatcatcatcatcatcaacagcatcaagaggaagaagaagagcaGCCATTAGTTCCAACATGAGCAACACTATTGTTTTTGAAGTTCGAAGCCTCTAAAACAAGGTATCGGTTTTGAGTTTTGTGGATAgagaataagtaaaaataaacaCTTTATAAGAGCTTTCTCCGTCTTGCGTCTAACCCAATTCGAGTTTAAAATAATGAGACCCAATGTAACTACGGATACAACAGAATAAGAAACTTACTTTTTGTTCCCCAATAGACAAAACAAAATGATTAATGCAATGGTATATTCTAGTCATATGACATAtccccaaaaacccgaaaacaaattAGTATTAGAACAAAGTATGGCGGAGGTGACTGACCGGTGAAACATCAATTGTCGGGTTTGATGTCGTCTTCATTGTTGCCAAGCGGGTTATTATCAGTACTGATTGATGCAGCCAAATTGTGTCGCTCATCAGCATTGGCAGTAATAACCGGCATCCATAAATCAGCAGTGCCACTCAAAAGGGATCGCACCTGCGGGTCTGCTGCCATGGCTGAGGATATCATCTCATCCACACCGTCTAACTTAGCCGATAACTTGTCCAACTCTCTCGCAATTTCCAGCTGATaacacataaatacatacaaGATTAAGAAGACAAAAGCGAGCAATTTCCGGCTGATAGAGGATAGTTCCGGATTTGGCCCTGGAAAAATATATACCTCATCAAGGCTGTGTGTAGACATGGAAGGAACTTTTGTAACCTCCAATCCAAGGGCTTCGATTTTCGAACGCAGTTCAACTTCTTCCTGGTTAGTCAATGCTTCTacctatatgtatatatgaatcaCAAAGAATGGTGTTAATTAAGGCTTAGAGGAATCAAGCTTGAACAAACAAGCCTCTGTTCTTATTCATTAGTCTGTTTAAGCTTATTCGCGtgttgttcattaagaattcCAAATTTGTGTTCGTGTTTGTCTACTTCAAATAATGTGTTCATGTTTGTTCTTTAAATTAAACAAACTTATTAGTGAACATTAAACGAAGGTTTCTGCGAAAAATTGAATATATTCACAATGTTCACAAATAATTATAAATCTAAACCTAATAATGAaggataattaaaaaaaaaacataaatcaacaTATTTCTTACACAGACAATAGTACTTATTGATTACATAATAATAAACAAACtaaaaacaaacataaacaaGCTCGTTCATGTTCAATTTGTTTAAAAAACGAGACATATATTCGTTTATTTAGCTcaacaaacaataaaaaatctaACTATTGATCAAAAAGCTCTGTTCATTTAGAGCCCTAGTGTGAATCTTTAATCTAGCATATGAATACCGGTAGCAATTTGGATCCTTAACCAAACAATAATTCATTGTCTTCGATTTGTTAgggcaaaaagaaaagagataaacCTAGAATTATATGATTTGTTAATTAAACCGAAAAAAATTCAGTAATAAATCAAGTGAATTTCGATTCATTAAGACCGAAACCTAAGAATGGAGAAGGAATTGAACAAAAAATGGggtaaaattgaatgaaatatcgAAAATTATACCTGATGGAGTAGATTGGAAAGGAGGTGGAAAAACTGTGCATCTGCTGTTTTGCCTTCTTCGGCTGCCATTGAAAATCTCTGAAATCTATGTGATGTTTGATCTCAAATCTCAATAATTTCTTCACTGAGTTGCCTAAGGATTTTTTTACCTTCAGAATCCCATTTGCCACGTCTTTGACTCGCTAAATGACTCCTTCCATCACTTACACCTGCCAGTGTCCAACTTCCCTTACcccatgattttttttatcttaattattgGTTAAAATTTGCCATAAGTCCTGGTACTcttagtaaatttaaaatttagtctctctacccttatttctaggaatttagcctttttacttttcatatttcaaaattcagatcCAACTGCTAATgttgttaaaattatttgttaaattcaaattcattacaACTTCATTACTTTAATTATACTGTTACCAAGTGCGtatctttttatttcaaaatgtcatgtaaataaatttaacaaaaaatagcaatgttaacaattaaacctaaaatctaaaaagtagagagactaaattcatagaaataaaaatatatgaactaAATTCTGAATTTACCCAAAGTCCAAGGACTTATGACATATATTAACCttaattattattaacattaGATTATCACATTCTCATTtctcaatatataaaaataataattattttatacaaaataataatCAGGGTtagaaaaatctaaaatatttaggAAGTTTGAATTTAccgtatatttttattttgaatttaaattgctttttataaattttatacaaaaagtataaaaaGACAAAAACGCTTTATAATTTCGCCCCTGATgtttggattattttatttttagattgtTAGGATTTAAAGCTTAGGTTTTTTTGGGATCGAGTACATAATATGGTCTATTTGAGTTAggattgttgacaccatttttcggataaaaacggggtcgacttgggttttgaaaaaaatgaaacaggagtcgccaccaatctttttttttataaggtgtgattggatcacctcgaaaagcggttgtttttaataaacggtttgattttattaaaacaacaagtttggtccgcgaaattcagaaaacgggttcgggagtcggttacgcacgaggaaggattagcaccctcgatacgcccaaaattggtaccttagttgattacttaatgtcttaatgtcgaaaattgaaaaacttagaagaatttaaaaaatacgatccttgtattaaaacgttgaaaatttttaggaaaatgggcatatttcacattattcgagaaagaggatcatatccagtaagttagaatacaatgtctcaaattcccaatacgtgaatgaatgccagaattttacttatttaaaagatattttattatctcgggtttaggaaggggatcatgcccagtaagttaggacacgatcttttcttaattcccgagatcgtttcaaaacttgagtttgaaaagattagtgtatttagatttattgtggaaatcgaaacccagtaagttagggtacgatcctctcgaatctaaacacaaaatatcattttttaaaacaaattttattatcgagtgaaataaaaaacatgaagtcgtagtaaaaatgtgaaagcaaattacattgttatacatgacaaaatcataatgaatacaaaagtgtaaaaatgatacgagtaatagcaacaatataaaataaataaaagtcaaacctacaatcatataaaataacaatgtatataaacaaataaattaaacattcgttcaaaataataatgaaaatgaaataaataaatagtgaatacaattaaaatgtaaggggatatatatatatatgtatagacgaaaaaaataaaatatgtgtgtattcataaattacaaaatatatataaagtatattttaaaatataaagaagaaaaatatgcatatatataaaaatatgtacgtatatatataggtgtataaaattatggaatatgaaattaatgaaatgcatatataaagtaggcgcatgaaaatatgtatgtacaaattaaagtttaaaaataatgaaaatatacatacgtatacaaataaatacgttaatttatatatatatgtttaaaatatattgaaaatatgtatgtatgtgtctattaagatatacaaaaatatataaatacatacatataaatatatatacttataaaaataaaaatatgtatatgtatatagatatatataaaaaagaaatatgagtatacgtatatatatattaaacaaattatatgtaaaatatgtacatgtatatgtacaagcacttatatgataataataagacatatatatatttaaaaatacataagtaaatatgaatagagatataaaagtaacaaccataataccaatactaataatagtaaaaatgataataataataataataataataataataataatagcaaaagtactaaaaaagggactaaatcgaagtaaaataaaaagtactgggcagattcgaaataaaaaaggactaaaaagactaaattgtaacacgcaCGGAAAGAagagggaccaaaatggaaaatagaccaaaatCTCAAAACGCGGCGCTTcaggggactaaaatgaaacagaaataaaaatttgtggtcaaattaaaaacaaagaaatagcgaaataggaccaaattgaaatacgCCACAGGTCAGAGGGACTGCGCGCGTAaatagcccaaaaattaaaaacacgcggatccttcgggtcggagcgggtcgggtcgcgggtcGACGCGCGGACCCCCCTTTgccgaaacggcgccgtttcagggGGGTATAAATACCCCCCTTTTGCGAAAAAAACATCATTTGTACTGCTGAGGGAAAAAAAAGAGGAGAGAGAGGGAGGGGAGAGCTCTGGAGGTAGTCCAGAGTCCGGCGAGCTTCGGTCGCCGTCCGTCGTGCCGGCGTTGTTCCGGCCACCCCCCTCGGTTTTTTTCGCCGAATCGCCTCCCCTCGGTGAGTTTCCCtctccttttttattattattatttattatatgtatataaatagatgaacaaaaaagaaaaagtaaaataataatggtaaaataTGAAAACGAAAAGGGGTGGTAATCACCTTAAAACTTAGTTTGTATTGTATTTCTCTTTCTGCTAATCTCCGTTTTGTTACAAAGAGTACCCCCCCTTTTACAGTGTTCGGCTTTTGccgaaagagagagaaaaaaaatcccAGAAAAAAGTCCCCCCATTTCGGTTTACAAATCATTTTTTATAcccgaaataaaataaaataaaaataaattgatcttTGCTATTGTCTCTTGTGCCTTTGCTTGTTTCTCTCTGTTTGGCCTCTGTTTTTGCAGGAGTAGGTGCGGCGTCAAAGGCAGGAGTGAACGGCGTCGGCGCTGATGGGATGTGCGGCGATGGCAGAGCAGGGGTCAGAATGGTACGGCGCATGTGGAAGGGGCTAGGGTTCTGAAACCCTAGTCTTTGTTGGGTTTGGGCCATAATGTTTGGGCTTGTTTTGAATCGGGTTAGTATTTGGGTCTGGGTAGGTTTAGGTTTGTTTAGGCCCAAGcgaaattgggcttgtacagctgcccctctttgctcgttgtcgtgtaacgagaacagagcaaagactaagaaagcccAATTTTGCCCGATCTCGCCGAGTCTTGACCTCTCTTGACGATTCACTTCAAGTAGCTTTATTTCAACCCACaatcttgttgcttcgatccattcGTCTGCATTTTAGAAAGATGCGTCTTATAGCTTCAATCCACTCtgttgcaacttcagggggatgtGATTCATGGTTTTATTCTATTCCACTGCaccttcagggaaataagacctgatgcgatctactctgctgtaacctcagagagataagatcctttattttaatccgctccactgtaacttcagggagataagatctgaaattctttggtctgttccactgtaatctcagggagataagacctgatgtgatctactctactgtaacttcagagagataagataatttattttaatctgctccactgtaacttcagggagattggattatcgacttcaatttgctccgctgtaatctcagggagataagatttctggctttAGTTTGCCCCACTGTGACTTCAGGGGGACAAGATCagtaatttccaacctattccactacaggccagggatataggacttgtggTTTGAATccgcttccttacacttgaagataagatttgctgtctttgatctgctccgctacggcttagggagacaaaatctgtaacctttaaccagctccaatgcaaccgatggaggcaaggctttgtttttgatctgctttgctgttaatgcaggaaggcaagatctgcttctttaactagCTCCACTGCAATCGATGgatgcaaggctttgttttcgatctgcttctttaaccagctccactacaaccgagagaggcaaggtttgtgtcttcgacctgcttcactgttaatgcaggaaggcaagatcctttgtcttcaaccagctctatcacaaccgaaataggtaaggtttgtgtcttcgacctgcttcactgtcaatgtaggaaggcaagatcttttgtcttcaaccagctccatcacaaccgaaagaggcaaggtttgtgtcttcgatctgcttcgctgtcaatgtaggaaggcaagatcttttctttaaccagctctatcacaaccgaaagaggcaaggtttgtgtcttcgatctgcttcgctgtcaatgtaggaaggcaagatcttttgtcttcaaccagctctatcacaaccgaaagaggcaaggtttatgtcttcgacctgcttcactatcaatgcaggaaggcaagatctgtaacttcattgatctgtcccttggggaacatgacctgtatgttctattttatgaacctaattgtgcctagtgattaggatgacataatcagaatgaatcaaatgctcctaactagatatgtatgaatgacatttgaatgaatgcaaaatgtcatgaagatgattccttaatgcttaggttatcatcacgTAAAaacttattaaggttttatcactgacgtacTACAACGCCATTTTGCTCATCTggtatatccaaagaaacacttaatctggttgccccccactgtaaaccttaacGTTTAATCTATTAgggcacaaaatttgtaccatcattctcccactacaatccaagggtagaaatatggtttttcctcaatcctcttttatcacaattcaaggatataggatctTAATCTTTCTGGTCCCCCTTACACCATTTCCAGGGTGTCGTTTCAAagactcatgcacaaatgaaggctctcttctccgaggtaacctcttcctattgcctagtgatcattgcttgcttgtttatttaagctttttcattgacacgacatcttgtcattttgttcaatcaatgcatttgtcaacaaaatccaaagagaaagtccaaacttagactcttccttctcaaatttccaaccttcaaatttggcatgttctaaacaatagtcctgtttcaggttcctgtattatttagaaacttttcagagtaatatgcaaaacttcctttgtgaaagttttattagtccattaatcattattccaatgcttgcaaaaaaggtcataacaatggataagaataaagttggttctgagcatagctcgaaagaacaaattatcgaaaatagtgaagaaggacaacaaaagaattaattgggaatgtatatcttggaaagaaagaaaaagtattccaagaacaacaaataacatgagaattgggtgccccagatatcacagcttggacttctctatacaaactttctgaagacccttttgagttggacatgtgtttaggagatctacaatgctctgtcgatgcccccaagatgtcgcctattctttcctgttgattcaggcatggcaagatcaacacatgcc contains:
- the LOC107926107 gene encoding uncharacterized protein → MAAEEGKTADAQFFHLLSNLLHQVEALTNQEEVELRSKIEALGLEVTKVPSMSTHSLDELEIARELDKLSAKLDGVDEMISSAMAADPQVRSLLSGTADLWMPVITANADERHNLAASISTDNNPLGNNEDDIKPDN
- the LOC107926130 gene encoding non-specific lipid transfer protein GPI-anchored 14, with product MLNSDELCLKLRILVLVIATIFMVSAAGVMGGDSGGDKDKEECTEQLIGLATCLPYVGGNAKAPTPDCCSGLKQVLKNNKKCLCIIIKDRNDPDLGLNINVTLALSLPSVCNAPANISKCPELLHMDPNSPEAQVFYQLSKSSSSNGGHQSPASAPTASVGESPISSSEGEKIPELQKGHGNCYGCRRNTWVIVTLWTFLLCYFMPYF